A single region of the Anaerostipes rhamnosivorans genome encodes:
- a CDS encoding ABC transporter ATP-binding protein, whose product MDIVVKAEDITKSFGKQIAVRNVSMEVKRGDIYGFIGENGAGKTTMIRMMAGLAKPTSGELSLFGSGDPVKAREKIGTVIEYPALMPGMTAKENLIVEMKLRGMKDTRKVEEVLTKVGLDNTKKKKVKNFSLGMKQRLAIAIALLGDPEFLILDEPTNGLDPVGIREIRELIQELNQEHHITVLISSHILGELSKLATRYGIIHKGELIQEFTEEELVKQSQSNLTVKVPKEQRMKACEVMKEQFDADECQITGDEELKIYGFLDQPGEVNQALMQKGIKVQEIYVEKMDLEKYFLNTVGGAAC is encoded by the coding sequence ATGGATATTGTCGTAAAAGCGGAGGACATCACAAAGTCCTTTGGAAAACAAATAGCAGTCAGAAACGTCAGCATGGAAGTAAAAAGAGGAGATATTTATGGATTCATCGGGGAGAATGGTGCAGGAAAGACGACCATGATCCGGATGATGGCAGGGCTGGCAAAACCTACTTCCGGGGAATTGTCCTTATTTGGTTCAGGAGATCCGGTAAAAGCCAGGGAAAAGATTGGAACGGTCATTGAATATCCGGCCTTAATGCCGGGCATGACGGCAAAAGAAAATCTTATAGTAGAAATGAAGCTCCGTGGAATGAAAGACACAAGGAAAGTTGAGGAAGTTCTCACGAAGGTCGGACTTGATAATACGAAAAAGAAAAAAGTGAAGAATTTTTCTCTTGGAATGAAGCAAAGGCTGGCCATAGCAATTGCCCTCCTGGGAGACCCGGAATTTCTGATCTTGGATGAACCCACAAACGGGCTCGACCCGGTAGGTATCCGGGAGATCCGGGAGTTGATCCAGGAACTGAACCAGGAGCATCACATCACAGTATTGATCTCAAGCCATATTTTAGGAGAGTTATCCAAGCTGGCCACGAGATACGGCATCATCCATAAAGGAGAGCTGATCCAGGAGTTCACAGAGGAAGAACTGGTCAAACAAAGCCAGTCCAACCTGACCGTAAAGGTGCCCAAAGAGCAGCGGATGAAAGCATGTGAAGTGATGAAGGAGCAATTCGATGCAGATGAATGCCAGATCACCGGAGATGAAGAATTAAAGATCTACGGATTTTTGGACCAGCCGGGGGAAGTGAATCAGGCCTTGATGCAGAAGGGGATAAAGGTGCAGGAAATCTACGTGGAGAAAATGGATCTGGAGAAATACTTTTTAAATACAGTTGGAGGTGCAGCATGTTAA